Proteins from a genomic interval of Schistocerca piceifrons isolate TAMUIC-IGC-003096 chromosome 3, iqSchPice1.1, whole genome shotgun sequence:
- the LOC124788451 gene encoding uncharacterized protein LOC124788451, whose protein sequence is MLPNNIKRSNLLSKLIGESETILKKLNPTRWSSRIKSISAIKPRFLYNQTLSEIVLKSFSIDKSSETKGITTKLLNFEFAFFYEFKQQILNGINYVSKILQECHIDFGVASRALEDQKNVKQRFDEIASNHRFRNREEIFKVTIFKNVLDAVNSSVKFTFSMLECNEAVLLENCDRFQSKYFDIIGPNGLLQFKFIHTYHLVLPKLTPTWTVHKICMEFITNYATLECDITAILLFYTIPVTSERANRSFSKLKIIEAYLRNGKGQTQLRHLALVVIENKAASNLELTILIDDYLKLKPEKD, encoded by the exons ATGTTGCC gaataacATTAAACGTTCGAATCTACTGTCGAAACTGATTGGCGAATCAGAAACCATTCTAAAAAAATTAAATCCGACTAGATGGTCTAGTAGAATAAAATCGATATCTGCAATAAAACCTCGTTTTTTATATAATCAGACATTATCAGAAATAGTATTGAAGAGTTTCAGCATAGATAAGAGTAGCGAAACAAAAGGTATTACAACAAAATTGCTAAATTTCGAGTTCGCATTCTTTTATGAATTCAAGCAGCAAATACTGAATGGTATCAATTACGTATCCAAAATTTTACAAGAATGCCATATTGATTTTGGTGTGGCAAGTAGAGCTTTAGAAGAT CAAAAGAACGTTAAACAACGTTTTGATGAAATAGCTTCTAACCACCGATTTCGAAACAGGGAAGAAATATTTAAAGTTACTATTTTCAAAAACGTACTAGACGCAGTAAATAGCtcagttaaatttacattttccATGCTTGAGTGCA ATGAAGCAGTTTTACTAGAAAATTGTGATCGCTTCCAAAGCAAATATTTTGACATAATAGGCCCTAATGGTTTACTCCAGTTTAAGTTTATTCATACTTATCACCTTGTTCTACCTAAACTGACTCCAACATGGACTGTTCACAAGATATGTATGGAATTTATAACTAATTATGCAACGCTAGAATGCGACATTACCGCAATTTTGTTATTCTATACAATACCCGTCACTTCTGAAAGAGCCAATAGATCATTCAGCAAATTAAAAATAATCGAAGCTTATTTAAGGAACGGTAAGGGTCAAACTCAACTCCGACATTTGGCACTCGTAGTAATCGAAAACAAAGCCGCATCAAATCTAGAGTTAACgatacttattgatgattatctaaAGCTAAAGCCAGAAAAAGACTAA